From one Solanum lycopersicum chromosome 12, SLM_r2.1 genomic stretch:
- the LOC101253984 gene encoding serine carboxypeptidase-like 11 isoform X1, whose product MFYLFFLVTLFVQYVQSVPQNSSIVEYLPGFDGPLPFYLETGYIGIGKSEEVQLFYYFVKSESDPRKDPLVLWLTGGPGCSSFTGLAYEVGPLDFGQKAYNGSLPILISSPYSWTKFASILFLEQPVNTGFSYATTSEAYKCTDLQACDHVYEFLRKWLVNHPEFILNPFYVSGDSYSGITIPVIVQLISNGIEQGKEPLINLKGYSLGNPLTFSEESNYQVPYSHGMGLISNELYESLNEICKGEYLNIDPTNKQCVENFKMFKNLVSGINDQQILEPFCGTDSEEQYSSERRSLEEQYFIFQKYDDFICRESRVATRKLSNYWANDPRVQEALHVRKGTIRRTWARCRQSILSTSYTVTFMNSIPYHVNLSSKGYRSLIYSGDHDMVVPFQSTQAWIKYLNYSIIDDWRPWTVDGQVEGYTRSFSNHMTFATIKGGGHTAPEYKRKESFHMFKRWIAQQPL is encoded by the exons atgttttatcttttttttcttgttactTTGTTTGTACAATATGTACAAAGTGTTCCTCAGAATAGTTCAATTGTTGAATATCTTCCTGGTTTTGATGGACCTCTTCCTTTTTATCTTGAGACTGG ATACATTGGAATTGGTAAATCTGAGGAAGTACAACTAttctattattttgttaaatccGAATCCGACCCGAGAAAAGATCCGCTCGTGCTATGGCTAACCGGAGGGCCCGGTTGCTCTTCCTTCACAGGGTTGGCATACGAAGTAG gTCCATTGGATTTTGGCCAAAAGGCATACAATGGTAGCCTACCAATTCTTATTTCAAGTCCATATTCATGGACCAAG TTCGCGAGCATACTTTTCTTGGAGCAGCCTGTTAATACTGGATTCTCGTATGCAACAACTTCAGAGGCATACAAGTGTACTGATCTACAAGCATGTGATCACGTCTATGAATTTCTAAGAAAG TGGCTTGTTAATCATCCAGAATTCATTTTGAACCCTTTCTATGTTTCTGGGGATTCATATTCAGGCATTACAATTCCAGTTATTGTTCAACTAATATCAAATG GAATTGAACAAGGAAAAGAGCCATTAATCAACCTTAag GGCTATTCACTTGGAAATCCATTAACATTTTCTGAGGAATCCAATTACCAAGTTCCTTACTCTCATGGTATGGGACTAATATCCAACGAACTTTATGAG TCGTTGAACGAGATTTGCAAAGGTGAATACCTCAACATAGATCCTACCAACAAACAATGTGTTGAAAACTTTAAAATGTTCAAGAAT CTTGTGAGTGGTATAAATGATCAACAAATACTAGAGCCTTTTTGTGGAACAGACTCTGAAGAACAATACTCTAGTGAAAGAAGATCTCTTGAAGaacaatatttcatttttcaaaaatacgATGACTTTATCTGTCGAGAAAGTCGT GTCGCCACACGCAAGCTTTCCAATTATTGGGCAAATGATCCAAGAGTTCAAGAAGCTCTCCATGTTAGAAAG GGAACTATAAGAAGAACATGGGCAAGATGTAGGCAAAGTATTCTGTCTACAAGTTACACAGTTACTTTCATGAATAGTATACCTTATCATGTAAACCTTAGTTCAAAAGGTTATCGATCACTTATATACAG TGGTGATCATGACATGGTTGTTCCTTTCCAATCAACACAAGCATGGATAAAGTATCTAAATTATTCAATTATTGATGATTGGCGTCCATGGACGGTTGATGGACAAGTTGAAGG TTACACAAGGTCTTTCTCGAATCATATGACATTTGCAACAATAAAG ggaGGAGGACACACAGCTCCAGAGTACAAACGCAAAGAGAGCTTCCATATGTTTAAAAGATGGATAGCCCAACAACCTTTGTAA
- the LOC101253984 gene encoding serine carboxypeptidase-like 18 isoform X2, translating to MANRRARLLFLHRVGIRSPLDFGQKAYNGSLPILISSPYSWTKFASILFLEQPVNTGFSYATTSEAYKCTDLQACDHVYEFLRKWLVNHPEFILNPFYVSGDSYSGITIPVIVQLISNGIEQGKEPLINLKGYSLGNPLTFSEESNYQVPYSHGMGLISNELYESLNEICKGEYLNIDPTNKQCVENFKMFKNLVSGINDQQILEPFCGTDSEEQYSSERRSLEEQYFIFQKYDDFICRESRVATRKLSNYWANDPRVQEALHVRKGTIRRTWARCRQSILSTSYTVTFMNSIPYHVNLSSKGYRSLIYSGDHDMVVPFQSTQAWIKYLNYSIIDDWRPWTVDGQVEGYTRSFSNHMTFATIKGGGHTAPEYKRKESFHMFKRWIAQQPL from the exons ATGGCTAACCGGAGGGCCCGGTTGCTCTTCCTTCACAGGGTTGGCATACGAA gTCCATTGGATTTTGGCCAAAAGGCATACAATGGTAGCCTACCAATTCTTATTTCAAGTCCATATTCATGGACCAAG TTCGCGAGCATACTTTTCTTGGAGCAGCCTGTTAATACTGGATTCTCGTATGCAACAACTTCAGAGGCATACAAGTGTACTGATCTACAAGCATGTGATCACGTCTATGAATTTCTAAGAAAG TGGCTTGTTAATCATCCAGAATTCATTTTGAACCCTTTCTATGTTTCTGGGGATTCATATTCAGGCATTACAATTCCAGTTATTGTTCAACTAATATCAAATG GAATTGAACAAGGAAAAGAGCCATTAATCAACCTTAag GGCTATTCACTTGGAAATCCATTAACATTTTCTGAGGAATCCAATTACCAAGTTCCTTACTCTCATGGTATGGGACTAATATCCAACGAACTTTATGAG TCGTTGAACGAGATTTGCAAAGGTGAATACCTCAACATAGATCCTACCAACAAACAATGTGTTGAAAACTTTAAAATGTTCAAGAAT CTTGTGAGTGGTATAAATGATCAACAAATACTAGAGCCTTTTTGTGGAACAGACTCTGAAGAACAATACTCTAGTGAAAGAAGATCTCTTGAAGaacaatatttcatttttcaaaaatacgATGACTTTATCTGTCGAGAAAGTCGT GTCGCCACACGCAAGCTTTCCAATTATTGGGCAAATGATCCAAGAGTTCAAGAAGCTCTCCATGTTAGAAAG GGAACTATAAGAAGAACATGGGCAAGATGTAGGCAAAGTATTCTGTCTACAAGTTACACAGTTACTTTCATGAATAGTATACCTTATCATGTAAACCTTAGTTCAAAAGGTTATCGATCACTTATATACAG TGGTGATCATGACATGGTTGTTCCTTTCCAATCAACACAAGCATGGATAAAGTATCTAAATTATTCAATTATTGATGATTGGCGTCCATGGACGGTTGATGGACAAGTTGAAGG TTACACAAGGTCTTTCTCGAATCATATGACATTTGCAACAATAAAG ggaGGAGGACACACAGCTCCAGAGTACAAACGCAAAGAGAGCTTCCATATGTTTAAAAGATGGATAGCCCAACAACCTTTGTAA
- the LOC138340530 gene encoding uncharacterized protein, giving the protein MTIGKEQGGLYMFKSGSTLNKIDKCKQQVIVTAGTSNQDTQLWHQRLRHPSHLIMKHLNLISNNKDDTLASCPVCPLAKQTRQVFPSSNSRASTSFDLVHMDLWGPYKIPTLDKKHYFLTIVDDYSRFVWIYLLQLKSETVVAIKLFFSMIKTQFGAHVKVERSDNVMPKGDKFSERAASTIFLGYSELQKGYVLLDIKSKKFLLSRDVIFHENIFPFSTKEVYTEASIDICGSPLDVVDNSLTDCDLEVTKDTKVHDDNAENANGNVDTGALHDENEVVTINHDDCTISVPIATEIVEVPTTSVRRTSRRIKEPVWMKDYTKGKQSSTRHPIANSLSYDRVTSYYKAFVSKFSECIAPKYIHQVVKDDRWIQAMQQEIKALEENNTWSVVDLPRGMHTVGS; this is encoded by the exons atgacaattGGTAAGGAGCAGGGAGGTTTATACATGTTCAAGAGTGGTTCAACATTGAATAAAATAGACAAATGTAAGCAACAAGTAATAGTGACTGCAGGAACATCAAATCAAGATACTCAACTTTGGCATCAAAGACTTAGGCATCCTTCTCACCTAATCATGAAGCATTTAAATCTGATTTCTAACAATAAGGATGACACACTTGCTAGTTGTCCTGTTTGTCCATTAGCTAAACAAACAAGACAAGTATTTCCtagtagtaattctagagcttcTACTAGTTTTGATTTGGTTCATATGGATTTATGGGGACCATATAAGATTCCTACTTTGGACAAGAAGCATTATTTTCTAACTATAGTTGATGATTACAGTAGATTTGTTTGGATTTACTTGTTGCAATTGAAGTCTGAAACTGTTGTAGCCATCAAATTGTTTTTCTCTATGATCAAGACTCAATTTGGTGCACATGTTAAAGTAGAGAGATCAGATAATG TGATGCCTAAGGGTGATAAATTTTCAGAAAGAGCTGCTTCTACCATATTTCTAGGATATTCAGAGTTACAAAAAGGTTACGTGTTGTTGGATATAAAGTccaaaaagtttcttttgagcaGAGatgtaatttttcatgaaaatatctTTCCTTTTTCAACAAAGGAAGTATATACAGAAGCATCAATAGATATATGTGGTTCTCCATTAGATGTTGTTGACAATTCTTTGACAGATTGTGATCTTGAGGTTACTAAAGACACAAAAGTTCATGATGATAATGCTGAGAATGCTAATGGTAATGTAGACACAGGAGCTCTTCATGATGAAAATGAAGTTGTAACCATAAATCATGATGACTGTACAATTAGTGTTCCTATTGCCACTGAGATTGTTGAAGTGCCTACTACAAGTGTTAGAAGAACTTCAAGGAGGATCAAGGAACCAGTTTGGATGAAAGATTATACAAAGGGAAAACAAAGTAGCACCAGGCATCCAATAGCAAATTCTCTTAGCTATGACAGAGTTACATCTTATTACAAAGCATTTGTAAGCAAATTCTCTGAATGCATTGCACCTAAATATATTCATCAAGTTGTCAAAGATGATAGATGGATTCAGGCTATGCAACAGGAGATAAAGGctttagaagaaaataatacaTGGTCAGTAGTTGATTTACCTAGAGGAATGCACACTGTAGGATCTTAA
- the LOC138340529 gene encoding tabersonine-19-hydroxy-O-acetyltransferase-like produces the protein MEIEILYQKLIKPFLPTPSHLQHYKLSFFDQIAEQEHVPIVLFYANNNLINNFTIDERIEQSLSKVLTHVYPAAGSSHPAMDGFSNIKFLFEWAKVCKMTTPVENIDFLRFNLSDVFPTRDISGLFKSTYDPVTEKDIVTKRFVIRGTSISRLRKSCIRGGLTFQPSRVEIITALLWRAFIRASATISGYVRPSLMDLPLNLRSKTSLPQVQNSMGNFRLDVPIKFVPGETKVELLDFVILIRNAVNKVVASCTKASPDEIASTLVDVYNESFTSPEWGGNDEVDEVSCSSLCNFPFHDIDFGLEKPKLLFFGIKDMQMFWLYDTDVHSEVGVQVDLKEKYMKLFECDDDIKALTLIHNANL, from the exons ATGGAAATTGAAATCTTATACCAAAAGCTCATAAAGCCATTTCTACCTACTCCTTCTCACCTTCAACATTATAAGCTCTCATTCTTCGACCAAATAGCTGAGCAAGAACATGTCCCCATTGTTCTTTTCTATGCTAATAATAATCTCATCAACAACTTCACCATCGATGAACGAATTGAACAATCTCTTTCGAAGGTATTAACTCATGTTTATCCAGCAGCAGGAAG CTCACACCCTGCGATGGATGGTTTctcaaatattaaatttctttttgagTGGGCAAAAGTGTGTAAAATGACAACTCCTGTTGAGAATATTGATTTTCTAAGATTCAATCTAAGTGACGTCTTTCCAACGAGAGATATATCAGGACTGTTCAAGTCGACTTACGACCCAGTTACAGAAAAAGATATCGTTACAAAGAGATTTGTTATACGTGGGACTAGTATTTCAAGGCTAAGAAAAAGCTGCATACGCGGAGGTTTGACTTTTCAACCGTCAAGAGTTGAAATTATTACAGCACTCCTTTGGAGGGCATTTATCCGTGCTTCAGCAACTATAAGCGGGTACGTGAGGCCTTCTCTAATGGACTTACCATTGAACTTGCGTTCTAAAACATCTTTACCACAAGTTCAAAATTCTATGGGGAATTTTAGACTTGATGTTCCGATAAAATTTGTACCAGGAGAGACAAAGGTGGAGTTACTCGACTTTGTAATATTAATCAGGAATGCTGTGAATAAAGTTGTTGCTTCGTGTACGAAAGCTTCCCCAGATGAAATAGCATCAACATTGGTTGATGTATATAATGAAAGTTTTACATCACCAGAATGGGGAGGTAATGATGAAGTTGATGAAGTTTCATGTTCAAGTTTGTGCAACTTCCCTTTTCATGATATTGATTTTGGTTTGGAAAAACCAAAATTACTCTTCTTTGGTATTAAAGATATGCAGATGTTTTGGTTGTATGATACTGATGTTCATTCTGAAGTTGGTGTGCAAGTGGACTTGAAGGAAAAATATATGAAGCTATTTGAGTGTGATGATGACATAAAAGCTCTCACATTGATACACAATGCAAATCTTTGa